GCGATCCCAGAACGCGTCGCGCTCGCGCAGTCGCAGCGCCGACCCCGATGCCAACAGCCGCTGCATGATCTTCGGTTCCACCAGATCTTTTAGCGCCGACTGTGCCCGGTCATCCAGGGTGATGTGGTAGCCGCCCGTGGCCGCCACATCGGCGTCTCGGTCGAATACCGCCACTTCAAACCCCCGGCGACGTAGCCCAGCCCCCAATGCAAGCCCGCCGATCCCGCCACCAACGACGACTACCCGCATACCCGACACCGTTCCCTTCCGCTGCTGCTGCTGCTGCTGCTGCTGCTCACTGAACAGACCCCACCCTGACACCGGTAGTGGACACCGAGTGGCCACTACCGGTCATGATGGGACGATGGCGAACACCTCACACCGGGCATTGCGGCTGTTGTCTCTGCTCGGATCAGGACGGCAGTGGTCGCTGCGCGAGCTCGCCACCCGGCTCGGGGCCAGCGAACGCACTGTCCGCCGCGACATCGAAACTTTGCGCGCACTCGACTACCCGATCGCTACCATCCATGGCCCCGATGGCGGCTACCGACTCGGAGCCGGGCGAACCCTGCCGCCGTTGCTGTTCGACCACGATCAGGCCCTCGCGGTCGCGGTGGCCCTGCAGACCGCGCCAAGCACGATGTTCGGCCTAACGGACGACGCGGCGCGGGCACTGGCGGCTCTGCACCAGATCATGCCCCCCGCGCTGCGGGCATCCATGGAATCCCTGCGCCTGACTCGGCTGCAGAACTATTGGGAGTTCCCCGCGCCCCCCATCGACCCGGTCGCCCTCACCGCCGTCGGAACCGCGGTACGCCACCGCCACCTACTCGTCACCGAGACACTGCGTCCCGACGGCACACGCCCCCAACCCAGTGACCCCGACTACCTGCCCGCCCACCGCATTGAGCCACACCACCTGATCCTCTGGGCCGCCCGGTGGTATCTGGTCGCCTACGACCTCACCGACAATGAATGGCGAGTGCGCCGCGTCGATCGGCTGCACCCACGCCCCACCACACAGTGCTTCGCCGCCCGCGCGCTTCCCCACCCCGACCTCGCCCACTTCGTGATGAGCACCCACGACCGCGGCGACACTCCCGCCGTCTGGCAATGCACTGGCACCGCACGACTCAACCTGCCCGCTCACATCGTGGCCCGCTGGGCACCAGGCGGCTCCGTCGTGGAACACATCGACACCGACTACTGCCGGCTCACTCTCGGCGCCTGGTCCTGGGCCGGCATCGCCGGCATTCTCGCCACCTTCGACACCGAACTCACCGAACTCCACCCACCCGAACTCGTCCACGCATGCCGCCGTCTCACACGCCGATGGGCCTCTATCGCCGACACCGAGAACCTCGGTCCTTCTCATGAATGAGTAGTTCTGCGAGATCACGCCCCTCCGCGAACCATGTCCGAGTTGCCGAGGGCCTTCGTTCTCACGACGTCCCGCAAACGCGGTTCGTATAAAGCCCCTCACGATAGTTCTGCGACTTGCCAGAGCCCGCCGAACCGGCCGCCATCATCGAACAGTTCGACTGCCCCACCTGTGAAGTGCCCGCCGAAAGACCTGCTGCAACAGCGACGGCAAGGTCGCCCCCGGAATACCACGCCCCGCTTCATGCTCGCCTCCAGCTGCGCGCCGAGCCGGAGGTGAACCCCCCGCCGACCGCGGCCCCGGCCACGCACCGGATCCGCGTACCCGCCGCGGGCAGGAGGCCTGATACAGCGTCACCCAGGGGTTGCAGGCACGGGTGCCGGCTCGGCACGGCGCCCGGGGGGAGTCTGAGTATCCGTACTCAAGACCTGAGCCTCGCAGACTGCGAGCCTCAGCCGCATGAACAAGATCTACGGGGTCATGGCGGGTAGCGCGGTCGCCGGTGCGCTCACGGGCTGGATGGCGAGGGTGCTGTGGCTGTGGGCCATCGGGGAGGACGAGCGTAGTTGCGCGGGCAGTGTCACGATCTGCTTCACTCTCTACCCGCTCGCCGGGATCGCGCTGTGGATACTGCTGGGCGTGGCGGTACTCCTGCCGGCCTTTTGGATGCTGGGCGTAAGGCCGTTGAAGGCGATGGTCGCGGCGGCGTTCGTCCTCCAGTGGTTCATCGTCGTCGTTCTCGCCGGATCCTCTCGTGACGATCTCCCCCAGTCCTGGGCCTTGACCGTCGGGGTCATGGCGGTGGGTCCGATGCTGATCGCACTCTGCGCAGACCCCGCACGACGCTGGACGGGACGCATCGCCACAGGTGCACTGGTGGCGATGGGGCTCTCCCTCGACTGGCTCTCAACCCACACAACCGGATACATCCTCTAGCGCAATCTCCCGTCCTCACGTCAGTACGTGACACGTCGGCCAGCAGCCGGCCACTCAACGCCGGGACTGGGACGGCTGGGCATCGAGCAGCGCGAGCCTGGCCGACCTCGGCATCGACTGGGCACATGACGTCTGGCCGGCGAGATCCGGATGCGCACCTGCCGCATCCTGAAATGTTGACGATGGGTCTACGTCGATAGATGGCAGCATTTTCGGGAAGGATGGCAGATTTCGATGGGAACCAATTCCAGCAAATGTGAAATGTTGGCGGGTGTCGATGTACGCCAGCCGTCTCGGCCCAGACCGGGGCACTGGCAAAATCTCAAGCCCAAAAGGAGAATTGAAATGGCTGGAAAGTTCGGTACGTTAGCAACTGTCGTTGCGGCGGCAACGGCGGCCGTGGCTTTCGCGGGTGGCCCGGCGAGCGCGGCGGACACCGCGTACAACACGCGCAGCGTGTACTTGAACGGTGTCCCGCAATGGAGTGACTCCGACGCGTGTGTCACCAAGAACATATCCCTGGCATCGGGGACGTACACCTGGACGCAGATCTTCGGGTCCTCGCGTACACCGACCCGCGAGATCTACTTGGCGTCGGGCTCGTATTCCTGGACGGACTGCATCCGGGCCTATGACGGCCATTACAAGCAGAACTCGACACTCAGTAAGTCCGGTTCGACGCCCGCTGTCCTGAACGACGACACCCAGTACCACTGGGCCGCTGGTACGTACACCTTCGGTTCGCTGCTCGACCCGCACTTCTGATCGACGGCGAGGTCACCCTGATAGGGAAAGTTGCCATTCCCTGAGCACCGGGGCGGGAGCCCGTATCGGTCCCTCGCCCCGGCCGCTTGGCGGCAGGTGTCCCCGGATTGAGCGGCTCCACGAGTGGCAGGAAACCTTCGAGCGCAGCATGCGCAGCCTGGGACAGGTGGGCCCCAGCCAACCTCGGCCGGGGCCTTTCGGCGTCCCGATCCGCCATCGAAGTCCATGGCCATTGACCGTCGGGGCATCTCGCCCACTGGCCTGACGGAGCCGGCGCAGCTCCGCCCCCAGACGCCGTCCCCCGACGATGGGATTGCTGATCGCCGGCATGAGCGGGCTGCCTCCGGCCTCACAGCGACACGGCCGGTGCCGTCGTCGAGGAGTCGACCGAGGGCGGCGGCGAGGGTGCAGCGTTCGCAGAGGCGCCCGCCGAGCAAGGACCCTTCGAAGCCGCAGCGGTCGCAGAAGAAGTCGCGGGTGATGCCCGCGCAGTCGCGGCAGACCGGTGCACCGGCATCCCTTCGGCCCGGCAACAGATCTCCTGGCCGGACAGACCGAAACGTCGACGAACATCGCATGGCGCTTCGAGCCCGTAACCGCCGCCCCCGAGGAGCCCGCCGAGGAGTAGGCCGGGCCCTCGGTGGAGGCCATCGAGGGCTTCACCAGCCTGCTGGTCCCGGGCGACCCCCGACGCCGACCGGCCGCCTGTTGCCAGTGCCGCATCAGGCAACGTTCGCCCCTTCGTGACGGTCCCTGGATCTTCGGCGTGGGTGATCATGTGGGCGGCGGGCTCCGTCTGCCGGGCCGGAACGCCTCAGTTCGCCCCACCCTCCCCGCCTGAACGGCGCCGATACTCCTGGTATATACGCCGATTCGCCTCCAGCGTGGCGTCGACAGCCCTCTTCAACGGGCTGCCTCCGCTGGCCCGCTCCTCGCGGAGAGCTTCCGAGATCTCCGCCTCGCGGCGCCCCTGCGCCGGCCTCGGCTTCACGTCGGCGTCCAGGAGCCGCGCAGCTGCCGCCTGGCGCTCCTCGTCCCTTTGCCGCGCCCTGGCCCCTGACCACCACCGTGGGCCGAACTGCGGAAGATCGAGAGCACCGGGGGCGAAGCGCCGGACCATTCCCTCACTCTCCATCTGCTCCAGCATCGCCCGAAGGGCAGCCTCCGAGGTCCGCGGTGCATCTCCCCGCAACGCGCACCGGTTCGCGTCAATCGCCAGCACGATCCGGTCCTCCCCCGCCGGGTCCGGCAGCAGATCCATCACCTCCAGGATCTCTTCCGCGCTCGGCTGATGGGCGTCCTCGCGGCCCCGCCTCCGCCGTCTCACCATCGCCGCCCCTCATTCCTGCCCGGTAGCCGCGACACCGCCCCCGAGCCTCGCGGACATCTCCCATGATGGTGCTGACCGCCGTACGGCACCAGGCCCGTGCGCTCGTTGGCGTTCAGGGGGTGCCCCTACGAGTTCGGTCAAGCTGATGGGGCGGGTTGGGGTTCGTAGAAGGTGCCGTCCCGGAGCATGGCGAAGACAGCGTCGGCTCGTCGTCTTGCGAGGCAGAGGAGGGCTTGGGCGTGGTTTGCCCTGGTTGATCCTTTTGTCGCATTAGGTGGAACGTCGTGATCAAGATCCTGACGCGCGAGCAGCGTGACTTCGAGGAGACGTTCGGCGAGTTCCTCGAACGGCTGGAAGCAGCGTTCGACTTCACCGCAATGCCTGACTGCGGTCCGTGCCTGCCAGGCACGGACCGTACGGTCACCTTCCGCAGCGGCCTCCCGCAGGCTTGCCTGGGCGGTGCGGTGCCGGTGCACCGCCCAGGCACGGTGGCGAGCCGTGGCAAGCCGATGTCCTCGTCGGCTGCTCGAATGGGGACGGCGAGCGGCGCGGCAGGGAAGCCGTCACCGGCCCTGGCGGGCCGACAGGAACGTGCGGAACACCTGTGCGGAGCGCGGGTTCTGGTCGCACTGCCATACGCCGTGGGGGCAGTAGTCCGTGATGCTGTGGTAGAGCGGTTTGTGCTCGGCGATCCATCTCAGCATGCGCCGCATGTACTCGGGGTTGTCGCCGTTGCGGAACAGCCCCCATTCGGGATACGAGATCTGCTTCCCGTGCGCCCGCGCGAAGTCGACCTGCTGTCGGAGCCCGTACGGCTGGGTGACCTGCTCGTCGAAGGTGTGGCCGGGTGGCTGGTCGTAGCTGTCCATGCCCAGTACGTCGACCACGTCGTCACCGGGATAGCACGCGGTCCAGGCGATGGCGTCGCTGCCGCGGTTCGGGGCGAAGTCGAACCGCAACCGCTGTCCCTCGACCGAGCGCATGGCGGCCACGATGCGCCGCCAGTACCTTTTCCAGTTCTCGGGGTCGGGACGACACCGGTGGGTGTAGTTGAAGCCGTTCATCTCCCAGCCGAGCACGATCACCGTGTCCGGCACGCCGAGGGTGACCAGACGCTTGGCCAGCCTCCGGAAGTGGCGATCGTGCTCGCCCCGTGCGCCGGCGCGGATCAGCTCGGCCACCTGCTCGTCGGAGACGTCGGCCTCGTTGCGTTCCTGCATGGGCACGTTCAGAACGAAGAGCCGATCGGCTCTCGCCCTGCGCCACCGGGCCCAGCTGCGCAAGGAATCGGGGGCTCCCTCGATGTTCGACCAGGTGTCTCCGGGCAGGTAGGTGTGCCCGGCGCGCAGCTCGGTGCCCCCGAGCCAGTGCGAGAGGCCCCGCATCCTCTCCACACCGGGCGAGCCGTAGTGGAGGTAGGCGCCCACCGCGACCTCGGTCCCGGCGTTGCTGCCGGGCCCCCCGAGGCCCTCACCTGTGGGCGAGGCGAGGGCGCACCCGGTGACAAGCATGCCGACCAGGACCGTACGGGTGCAGGCGCTCGCCAACCGACGGCCCCGAGGGAACATGACGCCTCCATGGAAATCTCGAACGGTGTGCGTGGTCGCTGGGTGCGCTTTGCACCGATGCTAGGCATCTCGCCCGTTTCCGGCCTGTTCGGTGCCCCGATGCTCGGCTGAACGAACGACGCGGCCGTCGAGGGCTCGACCGGTTGGCCGCCTGTTACGAATGCGCCTCGAACTCGACGAGGAGACGCGTGGGGAGGTGCGGTAAGGCAGCGTGGTCGGGGCCCAGTTGAAGGCCCACCCGTCGCCCAGGGGGACACATGCGGACCCGCGCATTCGCACTCGTACTGACCGTTGTCGGCGCCGCCCTGTCAGCCGGCTGCTCCAGTGGACCCGAAGCCGCCGCGCCGAGCCCGAGCCCGAGTCCCAGTCTCAGCGTGAGTGCGATCCCCACCCGTACCCCGACACCGACCTCGCCGCCCGAGCCGACGCCCGCCGGTGAGCTCGTCGCCCTCTGGTACAAGCAGGACGGCTCAGAGCGGTACAACGAACTCGCCAAGCGGACGCGCGGCGTGCATGACCTTCACCAACAGGGCCGCGGAGTCATCGACTTCGAGAACCTGTCCGCGGCACTGCGCGCCGCCGAAGCCCACCAGGAGATCCCGGACGCGCCGACCCAGGCAGTGTGGGCGAACGCGCAGAAGCAGACCCGCAGCGGAATGGCGGACGTGCTGTCCGGTTCGTCGCTGGCCCTCATGCCCCTGCCCGAGGACGAGGCGAGGGAGGCGCAGGCCCGGGGGTGGGAGAAGATCGGCAAGGGGCTCGCGGAGCTGAAGGACCTGGACGCCCGATTCCGCGCCGTCGGAATCCGTCCCGACGTACTGAAAGACCCGTGGGCTGCCTACAACTGAGCCGTCGACCCGTGACCGCACGGTCCCTCGACGTGGACCGGTGAGGTGAACCTGTACGCCGGATGGCTGCGGGGACGGGTGGCAGCGGTGGCAGTCCACCAGGGCGCACCCAAGCGAACAAACAGTGACACGCAGGCAGCCGTCCGGCCGGTCCGGGCTGACTCCCTCGATGATCCGCCGGTCCCCGGCCCTGCCGGGTCAGGACACGACGAAGAACCTCGCGGACGGCGACCCGGCCCCCACTGGTCCTGTCACATGGACAGTCTCGCATTCACCCGGGTGTTGCCCGCGACCAGATCAGCACCCGCACTGCCCGCCGCCGCATCCAAGCCGCACGCCAACTCGGCCACGAGTAGAGCGCCCTGCCCGCCCACGACCCGAGAAGGCGAATGCGCCAGGTGGCGGCTGAGATGCCGGGCGGCGGTGACCGGGAGGACCGTGGCCCGTTGTCCGGGCATGTACATGGGCGCGGACGAGAAGGGCCGCGCACCCCCTGGCGTGGCGGTGAGCGCCCCGAGGACGGGGAGCGCCGCCGCGAGGAGAGGCGGCGCAGATTGCGTGCGAGGGCGGGACCGGGGGGCTGCCAGACTATGAAGTCCGGGCGAGACTGTGCCGGCCATCGGCCTGCCCGACGCGGAGTACCCCGGCGCCGCCCCGCCACTGGCCTGCTGCCACGGCCGCAGTCGCCCGAGCCACCCGCCGGCCTGCCAGGCCGGCGCACGTGTACAGACGCGGGTCAGCGGGCCCGCCCGGGCCGACGTGCGAAGGACCGCGGCCGGCCCCGGCTCACTTCTGATTCCGCCGCCTGCGCTCCTGGCACCGGTGCCAGGATCATTCACGACGCAGGCGCCCGGCCGCCGACGCCGACGCCACCTTTGACCCCTGCAGGCTCCGCCCCTGGAGTTCCCCGGCAGCAGGATGTGTGGAAGCGGGCGACGTCCTCGCCGGTCGGCAGGCGTCAGTGGGCGAGTTCGAGGCGCTCGACGCCCAGGTGTGTGGTGAGGAAGCGGGCGGCGCGGTCGAGTGCGGCGTCCGCCTCGTCGAGCCGGCCGTAGTTGAGCTGGAAGACGTGGGGAAGGCCGGGCCCGATTTCGAGCGTGACGTCGACGTCGTCGGCGCCCGCACGGCCAGCCAGCCGGACGGCGTCGTCGAGCAGCACCTCGTTGGCTCCGACCTGCACGAGCAGTGGGGGCAGCCCGGTGAGGTCGGCGAGCACCGGGCTCGCCAGGGGGTGTGTACGGTCGGCCGAGGCGGCGTACAGATCGGCATAGGCGCGTACGTCGGCCTCGGTGAAGATGGGGTCGGCATCCTCTTTGGAGCGCATGCTCTCCCCGGTGAGGGTGAGGTCGGCCCACGGGGAGAAGGTGACCACGGCGGCTGGTTGCGGGAGTCCGGCCTCGCGGGCCGCGAGTAGGGTGGCGATGCTCAGACCGCCACCGGCGGAGTCGCCGGCCACGACGAGTTCCCGCGGGTCGGTACCCGTTGCCAGCAGCTCGCGGTAGGCAGCGAGCCCGTCGTCGACGGCTGCGGGGAAGGGGTGCTCGGGCGCCAGCCGGTAGTCCACCGATACCGCTCGCAGCCCGGTGCGCAGGGCCAGTTCACCGGCGAGCCCGGCGTGGGTGTGGGGTGAGCCGACGACGTAGCCGCCGCCGTGCAGGTAGAGCAGCCGGCCGCGGCCGGAGAGTTCGGCCGGTATCAGCTCCAGGGCCGGCCGGCCGCCCAGGACGGTCCTGCGGGTGACCACGCCGTCCGGCGCGGGCCTGGTCAGAGCTGCGGCGAAACCGCTGCGCTGCTCCTCGACAGTGGGCGGCGTCCCGCCGCGCGGAGCGGAACGGAGCAGGGCATCCAGGGCCTCGCGCTGCTGTCGGGACATGGTGGCCTCCAGTGATCAGGATGAGAAGATGGATTCCCAGGAATCAATCTCTCAGAGTCAACCACATTCCAAGGAAGATGATTCCTAGGAATCTACTGGAGGTGTCGTGAGCCACATCACATCGATCTTCACTGATCTCGTCCGCGTCGAGACCCGGCTCTACAACGCGGTGAACGCCCGACTGCGCACCGAACAAGATCTGAGCCTGGGGCAGTTCGAGTTTCTGGAGATCATCGACCGCGTACCGGAATGCCGCGTGCTCGACATCGTCGGCGAGCTGGCCATCACAGTGGGAGCCGTCAGCAAGGCCGTCGATCGACTGGTGGCCGCGGGCTGGTGCGTGCGGGTCGCGCACCCCCAGGACCGCCGCTCGTCCGTCCTTCGCCTCACGCCCGAGGGCAAGGAACAACTGGCCGCCTCCCGTACCGTCGTCACCAGCGAACTCACCGCGCTCACGGCGACCGTTCCCCCTGACGAGCTGAACCGCATCGCCTCGACCCTGGCCGCCCTCCGCGCGACCCTTGAGGCAGGCTCCCTCGGCCAGCCGGGCTGAGCTTGACCTTGAGGTCCACGAAGATCATCGCGACCTCAAGGATCAAGCCGACAAAGGGACCCCCCGCGGGTACCGGCCCCGCTACCGCAGGCCTGGGGCGGTGACCGGTGGTGGCGGCAGGGCCTTGTCCCGGCGTGGACATGGACATGGACATGGACGACGAAGACTTCCTCGGCATACTCCTGGACGCCACCACCGACACCGACCTGAAGCTCCCACCAGCAACGAAGCCGGAACCGTCATGATGCTGCTGGGCCTCCTTGAGGAGGAGACCCACTCCGAGGAGGTACCTGCCGCCGCGGGAGAGATGCGGGAAGGTCGGAGGCAGTGGCGCGGCCACGCCAGGGACTGCGGGCCGGGGATCAGTCGCGGACCATCGGCTGGCGGTCGCCCCCGGCCGACTCGCCGCGAGGCGGGCGTCCGGCTCTATGTCCCGGTGGTGGCGGTGGGCAGGTCTCCCAGGTGGATCGGGTTGCTCCAGGCCCGTCCTCCGTCGGCGTCCTCGACGGTGACCCGGCAGTACCCCTGGCCGAACATCGTGACGGGCAGGGAGCCTTCGGTCAGGCCTTCGCCCTCCAACACCTGCAGGCCCGGGGCGCCCCCGGTGAGCAGGATCTTGCGCGCGGGCGAGCAGCGCACCGTGATCCGGCCGTCGTCGAGCCGGACGTCGTACAGGTCGGGGCCGGTGCTGGAGTAGTAGTGACCGGCCTTGAGGGCCGCGAGGAGCGCGTCCGGGTCGAGGGATTCGGCGCGTACCTGGACCCAGGCCACGCACCCCGGCGGGTCCTGGGGCTGGAAGTGCGCGTCGTCGGCGGCATAGGCGTTCAGCCGGTGCCCGCGGTTGAGCAGCACGTCGGTCAGGTGCCAGCTGTCGCCGCGGTGCTCACGATCCGCGAGCGCGTTGTAGACCTCGACCGCGTGCGCCGCGTCCAGGGACTCGGCGTCGTCCGTGGTCAGCAGCGAGGCCGCCGGGTGTGCCATGCCGACGAACGCACCCGCCGCCCGCGCCCGCCGCGCCAACTCCGGACCGCTCTCCTCGGGCCCGGGCGGCGTGAACCCGAGGGGCAGCCCCACGGCGACGATGTGCCACTTCGGACCGGCCTCCGTGCGCGGGGCGTGCAACTCCGCACCCAACAGCGTGGTGAACCCGGGCACGCGCAGCGCCCGGGTGTCCGTCAGCGGAAACCCGTACTCGGCCCGGAAATAATCGGTGACGGCCAGAAAGTCATAGCCGGCGTCCTGATAGCGGCGTACGACCTCCGCCGGAGACAACCCCCCGTCGGACTCGTCCGAATGAGTGTGCAGATTGCCGCGCCAAAACCGCCCGGCTTGATCGAACGGCAGGTCCAGCACAAGCATCCCCCGCACACGACGACAGTAAGTAACGCCGAGTCTAAAAGACTTGAGCTATACGTATGACTAATCCCCTCGGTGGGGCGCGCCAGCGTACGGTCACGGGCGCGGGTATCCGTGGCCCGAGGGTACTCGCCCAGGCGCACGACAACCCATATTGCCGCGTCTGCATCCCGCCCTCCGAACGTCACCCGTCGCGCGGGAGGCAGGAGCCGTCGGGATTGTGTCCTTCCGCAACAGCGCTGGCCTTGATCGCCCGTGTGTCCTACGGGGATGTGTCGCCCCGGCCGGAAGGCGACGGTCAGGCGTCCGGGCGGTCGGCCACCGGGCGGCCAGGGCCGGGGCACCGCGGGCGCGGACGGCGGCGCTGCAACGCCTGGAACGACAGCCGGCCGACCGCGCTGTCCCAGACGACGAGCTCGCCGTCGAGGACCATGCCGTCGGGGCGCTGCCCGGCGGCCGCCACCAGGTCCGACCACCGCGGTCCTGGACCAGCGCCCCTGGCCTGCCTCCTGTCGTTGACCATTCCCGCCGACCACACCACGCCCTAGACTGCGACCGCTCCAAAACCTGGCGATCATCAGGAGGGCGTACAAGATGAACCGAGCACTGATCAGCGCATTTGCGGCCGTTACGTTAGTTGTGTCCGGGGGAAGTGCCGCCACCGCTTCCGACGGCGCTCCGCCGCGCACCACGCACGGCCCTTGCCAGTACACGCAGACCCCGGACGAGCCGCCCGCGCGTCATGTTCCACTGCCGCCCGACCCGCGGCGCACCCCTGGCCGTGGCACGGTTGACATGGCTGTCGCGACCAGTCAGGGTCCGCTCCCGCTGCGTTTGGACCAGGCCAAGGCGCCGTGCACGGTCCAGAGTTTCCTGCACCTGGCACGGCATGGGTTCTATGACCGAACGGTGTGCCACCGTCTGACGGCGTATCCGACGCTGAAGGTCCTGCAGTGCGGCGACCCGACCGGGACCGGTGAGGGAGGGCCCGGGTACAAGTACAAGGACGAGCTACCGGTGGATTTGCCACCCGCACCGACCGATCCGACCGGCGCGCGCCGCCTGTACGGGCGCGGCCTGCTGGCGATGGCCAACGCCGGTCCGGACACGAACGGCTCACAGTTCTTCGTCGTCTACGGCGACTCCGCACTACGCCCGAACTACACGGTGTTCGGCACGGTCGGCCCCGACGGCCTGGCAACACTCGACAAAACCGCCGCCGGAGGAATCCAGCCGACCGCGGAGGACCCGGCACCGGTCGACGGCACACCCGTGCTGCGGACCGAGCTCCTCCGCGTCCGGCCGTCCTGCCGGCATTGACTCCCCGCGGCCGCGCCGAAGCCGCGGCCGCTGCGGTGGCGCCTGTCCGGGGGCAAGGGCGGGGGTGGTGGTCGACACCGCCGCGCTGCTCTGGGAGATCCGGCACGTGACCTCGGAGCAGCAGAAGCGGCTCGGCGCGTACGCGGTGGCACCGGGGCCGGCCCCGGCGGGAGCGGCGGGATCCACGGCTGGTGTCCTCGGAGCCCCGGGGCGTACTGTTCCCGGCCCCCCTGGGCGGGCGCTGTCACCGGGCCGTCTGGCGCCGGCTCTTCGGGCGGAGGATCATCCGGTGGGCACGGGCCGCCGACCGGCGGCTGCCCGACCGAGGGCCCGGTTCGAGCGGGCCGGGGGGAGGCGCGCATGACCGCCGCGGAACAGCTCAACTGGGCAGCCCTGTTGCGGTTCGACCAGGAGCGGGGGCTGGAGGGCTGCCGGCAGGACGCGGAGGCCGCCGGCCGCCGGGGGGACGGCCGGGCCCGGGCCCGGTACCTCCAGGAGGTCGCCCAGCTGGACATGCTGCCCAGGCTCTGGGAGTTCGGGGTCCCGCTCACCGAGGAGGAGTACCAGGACGCGGGGCGGGTGCGGTCGTGGATGACCCACGAGCAGGCGGCGGCCCGTCACGAGGCACTGTCCCGGTACCCGTCGCCGCCGGGCCGGAGCCGGGACCCCCACATCCGGTACTTCTGGTCCCCGGACGGCCACCTCATGTACGTGACGACGGCCCGTGACGACGGCCCGTGACGACGGCCCGTGACGACGGCCGATTCGTCGTCAACCACGGTTACCTGACGCCCGAATGGGCCGACCGGCTACGCCGGGACATGCCGCGGCTGGCGCACCTGGTGACCCTGTACGAGAGGAACCAGAAAGCGGGCCGAGGCCACGAGGAAGCCCCGGCACGACCAGGCCGAGGGTGACGGCCTGGACCGGGTCGGTGCCCGAGGCCTGCGGGTCCGGCTGCTGCCGAGGCTGGGACGACTGCTGCTGCTCGGTGATGGAACGTGAGAGTCCTCAAGGGCCGGGGCAGTTTGCCGGCTGACGCAGGTGAGGCGGGGTACCCGCCCGACAAACACGGGTGGCCTCGGCTCCACTACGACAGTCCGGGTGGGGGCCGGGACCAGTCCGGGATCAATGGGCGGTGTTCTTGGAGGCCGGGTACGTCGGCCGGGTCCGGAATGCGGCCGGGCGGGCCACGAGGCAGGTGAGAGCGCCGAGGACGAATCCGTATACGGACACCAGACCAT
This region of Streptomyces sp. NBC_00513 genomic DNA includes:
- a CDS encoding CehA/McbA family metallohydrolase, producing MLVLDLPFDQAGRFWRGNLHTHSDESDGGLSPAEVVRRYQDAGYDFLAVTDYFRAEYGFPLTDTRALRVPGFTTLLGAELHAPRTEAGPKWHIVAVGLPLGFTPPGPEESGPELARRARAAGAFVGMAHPAASLLTTDDAESLDAAHAVEVYNALADREHRGDSWHLTDVLLNRGHRLNAYAADDAHFQPQDPPGCVAWVQVRAESLDPDALLAALKAGHYYSSTGPDLYDVRLDDGRITVRCSPARKILLTGGAPGLQVLEGEGLTEGSLPVTMFGQGYCRVTVEDADGGRAWSNPIHLGDLPTATTGT
- a CDS encoding alpha/beta hydrolase — its product is MSRQQREALDALLRSAPRGGTPPTVEEQRSGFAAALTRPAPDGVVTRRTVLGGRPALELIPAELSGRGRLLYLHGGGYVVGSPHTHAGLAGELALRTGLRAVSVDYRLAPEHPFPAAVDDGLAAYRELLATGTDPRELVVAGDSAGGGLSIATLLAAREAGLPQPAAVVTFSPWADLTLTGESMRSKEDADPIFTEADVRAYADLYAASADRTHPLASPVLADLTGLPPLLVQVGANEVLLDDAVRLAGRAGADDVDVTLEIGPGLPHVFQLNYGRLDEADAALDRAARFLTTHLGVERLELAH
- a CDS encoding MarR family winged helix-turn-helix transcriptional regulator, with the protein product MSHITSIFTDLVRVETRLYNAVNARLRTEQDLSLGQFEFLEIIDRVPECRVLDIVGELAITVGAVSKAVDRLVAAGWCVRVAHPQDRRSSVLRLTPEGKEQLAASRTVVTSELTALTATVPPDELNRIASTLAALRATLEAGSLGQPG
- a CDS encoding glycoside hydrolase family 26 protein: MFPRGRRLASACTRTVLVGMLVTGCALASPTGEGLGGPGSNAGTEVAVGAYLHYGSPGVERMRGLSHWLGGTELRAGHTYLPGDTWSNIEGAPDSLRSWARWRRARADRLFVLNVPMQERNEADVSDEQVAELIRAGARGEHDRHFRRLAKRLVTLGVPDTVIVLGWEMNGFNYTHRCRPDPENWKRYWRRIVAAMRSVEGQRLRFDFAPNRGSDAIAWTACYPGDDVVDVLGMDSYDQPPGHTFDEQVTQPYGLRQQVDFARAHGKQISYPEWGLFRNGDNPEYMRRMLRWIAEHKPLYHSITDYCPHGVWQCDQNPRSAQVFRTFLSARQGR
- a CDS encoding YafY family protein, whose translation is MANTSHRALRLLSLLGSGRQWSLRELATRLGASERTVRRDIETLRALDYPIATIHGPDGGYRLGAGRTLPPLLFDHDQALAVAVALQTAPSTMFGLTDDAARALAALHQIMPPALRASMESLRLTRLQNYWEFPAPPIDPVALTAVGTAVRHRHLLVTETLRPDGTRPQPSDPDYLPAHRIEPHHLILWAARWYLVAYDLTDNEWRVRRVDRLHPRPTTQCFAARALPHPDLAHFVMSTHDRGDTPAVWQCTGTARLNLPAHIVARWAPGGSVVEHIDTDYCRLTLGAWSWAGIAGILATFDTELTELHPPELVHACRRLTRRWASIADTENLGPSHE
- a CDS encoding peptidylprolyl isomerase, with protein sequence MNRALISAFAAVTLVVSGGSAATASDGAPPRTTHGPCQYTQTPDEPPARHVPLPPDPRRTPGRGTVDMAVATSQGPLPLRLDQAKAPCTVQSFLHLARHGFYDRTVCHRLTAYPTLKVLQCGDPTGTGEGGPGYKYKDELPVDLPPAPTDPTGARRLYGRGLLAMANAGPDTNGSQFFVVYGDSALRPNYTVFGTVGPDGLATLDKTAAGGIQPTAEDPAPVDGTPVLRTELLRVRPSCRH